In Rathayibacter sp. VKM Ac-2762, one DNA window encodes the following:
- a CDS encoding carbohydrate kinase family protein, which produces MIRATELRDLLGDGFTAADYDRVGGLPPQPGSQAVCAAVESTLEACCVPGLVLETDRPTTIGLGDTFAGGFVSALARGES; this is translated from the coding sequence ATGATCCGCGCGACCGAGCTCCGCGACCTCCTCGGGGACGGCTTCACCGCCGCCGACTACGACCGCGTCGGCGGACTCCCTCCCCAGCCCGGCTCGCAAGCGGTGTGCGCAGCGGTGGAGTCGACGCTCGAGGCCTGCTGCGTCCCCGGGCTCGTCCTCGAGACGGACCGGCCGACGACGATCGGCCTCGGCGACACCTTCGCCGGCGGCTTCGTCTCGGCCCTCGCGCGCGGCGAGTCCTGA
- a CDS encoding Rv3235 family protein has translation MSLPLHAFDYRTLPLDPEAAVERLTLAEFFAPQPATRAELPDPEPLLARLTHLVIEILEGSREIDQIARWLSDEVYHHLQKRVVLAARARSLRKRTAQRVPFTVGRVIVTEPRDGVVEGVVLVHHRARSRAVAIRLEGTDARWRATAINVL, from the coding sequence ATGAGCCTTCCCCTCCACGCCTTCGACTACCGCACCCTCCCCCTCGACCCCGAGGCGGCCGTGGAGCGGCTCACCCTCGCGGAGTTCTTCGCCCCGCAGCCTGCGACCCGCGCGGAGCTGCCCGACCCGGAGCCCCTGCTCGCCCGGCTCACGCACCTCGTGATCGAGATCCTCGAGGGCTCGCGCGAGATCGACCAGATCGCGCGGTGGCTGAGCGACGAGGTCTACCACCACCTGCAGAAGCGGGTCGTGCTCGCGGCTCGCGCCCGCAGCCTGCGGAAGCGGACGGCGCAGCGCGTCCCGTTCACGGTCGGACGGGTGATCGTCACGGAGCCGCGGGACGGTGTCGTCGAGGGAGTCGTGCTGGTGCATCACCGCGCACGGAGCCGGGCCGTCGCGATCCGGCTCGAAGGCACGGACGCGCGCTGGCGTGCCACCGCGATCAACGTGCTGTGA
- a CDS encoding PAS domain-containing sensor histidine kinase — protein MSTLSDLVLSHGRSDEADVEWLHLLVGDLQLLADLAFADIVLWVPTADDSFVAVAHARPSSAATLFYRDFVGQRIKSEWRAQVVEAFETARIVDTSAPDWFEETPTRVRAVPVLRRLGASDGGTTDRPIAVVTRHTNLSETRTPSRQELTFNDCANDLFSMIASGDFPDLGAPTGPRRGAPRASDGLIRLDVDGVTTFASPNALSAFNRIGFADELEGESLAEVTTKLIAGKVVIDESLPLVVTGRAPWRTDIEARGVTVSLRAIPIRDRGERVGAVVLCRDVTELRHQERELITKDATIREIHHRVKNNLQTVASLLRIQARRTHSDLAREALTQAMRRVAAIAVVHDTLSEGLNQNVDFDAVFDRVLLLIAEVASTHNTTVHPKLTGSFGNLPSEYATPLALALTELVTNAVEHGLAGREGDVEIVASRSDDELTVKVRDTGVGLPEGKVGSGLGTQIVRTLIQGELGGTIDWHTLVGRGTEVTIEVPLRWLERARS, from the coding sequence GTGTCGACCCTCAGTGACCTCGTCCTCTCCCACGGCCGATCCGACGAAGCGGACGTCGAATGGCTGCACCTGCTCGTCGGCGACCTGCAGCTGCTCGCCGACCTGGCCTTCGCCGACATCGTGCTCTGGGTGCCCACGGCCGACGACAGCTTCGTCGCCGTCGCCCACGCGCGCCCCAGCAGCGCGGCGACGCTCTTCTACCGCGACTTCGTCGGGCAGAGGATCAAGTCGGAGTGGCGCGCCCAGGTCGTCGAGGCGTTCGAGACCGCGCGGATCGTCGACACCTCCGCCCCGGACTGGTTCGAGGAGACGCCCACCCGCGTGCGCGCGGTGCCCGTCCTGCGCCGCCTGGGGGCCTCCGATGGCGGGACGACGGACCGCCCCATCGCGGTCGTCACGCGCCACACCAACCTCAGCGAGACGCGCACGCCGAGCCGGCAGGAGCTGACGTTCAACGACTGCGCGAACGACCTCTTCTCGATGATCGCCTCGGGCGACTTCCCCGATCTGGGCGCGCCGACCGGTCCTCGCCGCGGGGCGCCGCGCGCGTCCGACGGCCTGATCCGCCTGGACGTCGACGGCGTCACCACGTTCGCGAGCCCCAACGCCCTCTCGGCGTTCAACCGCATCGGCTTCGCCGACGAGCTCGAGGGGGAGTCGCTCGCCGAGGTCACGACGAAGCTGATCGCGGGGAAGGTCGTCATCGACGAGTCGCTCCCGCTGGTCGTGACCGGCCGGGCGCCGTGGCGAACCGACATCGAGGCCCGCGGAGTGACGGTGTCGCTGCGCGCGATCCCGATCCGCGACCGCGGCGAGCGGGTCGGCGCCGTCGTCCTGTGCCGCGACGTGACGGAGCTGCGCCACCAGGAGCGGGAGCTCATCACCAAGGACGCGACGATCCGCGAGATCCACCACCGCGTGAAGAACAACCTGCAGACCGTGGCCTCGCTGCTGCGGATCCAGGCCAGGCGCACCCACTCCGACCTCGCCCGGGAGGCGCTCACGCAGGCGATGCGCCGCGTCGCCGCCATCGCGGTCGTGCACGACACGCTCTCGGAGGGGCTGAACCAGAACGTCGACTTCGACGCGGTCTTCGACCGGGTGCTGCTGCTGATCGCCGAGGTCGCCTCGACCCACAACACCACGGTGCACCCGAAGCTGACGGGGAGCTTCGGCAACCTGCCCAGCGAGTACGCGACTCCGCTCGCCCTCGCCCTGACCGAGCTGGTCACCAACGCCGTCGAGCACGGCCTGGCCGGACGGGAGGGCGACGTGGAGATCGTCGCCTCGCGCAGCGATGACGAGCTCACGGTGAAGGTGCGCGACACGGGCGTCGGGCTGCCGGAGGGCAAGGTCGGATCGGGCCTGGGCACGCAGATCGTGCGCACGCTCATCCAGGGCGAGCTCGGCGGCACCATCGACTGGCACACGCTGGTCGGGCGCGGCACCGAGGTCACCATCGAGGTGCCGCTGCGGTGGCTGGAGCGCGCCCGCTCCTGA
- a CDS encoding WhiB family transcriptional regulator, with protein MDWRDKAACLTADPELFFPVGNTGPAVDQIEKAKSVCARCTVTEVCLQYALETGQDSGVWGGLSEDERRALKRRAARARRAS; from the coding sequence ATGGACTGGCGCGACAAGGCCGCTTGCCTCACCGCAGACCCCGAGCTTTTCTTCCCGGTCGGCAACACCGGCCCGGCCGTGGACCAGATCGAGAAGGCGAAGTCGGTGTGCGCACGCTGCACCGTCACCGAGGTCTGCCTCCAGTACGCCCTCGAGACCGGCCAGGACTCGGGCGTGTGGGGCGGCCTCAGCGAGGACGAGCGTCGCGCCCTGAAGCGCCGCGCCGCCCGCGCACGCCGCGCCTCCTAG
- a CDS encoding aldo/keto reductase — MDSTRLGSSGLQISSIVLGCMSFGAPDRGAHGWSMGEEESRTFLRRALDLGITTFDTADVYSDGTSEEFVGRALADFAVREEVVIATKVHGRMRPGPNGGGLSRRHILSAIDDSLRRLGTDYVDLYQIHRWDPETPIEETMETLHDVVRSGRARYIGASSMWAWQFAKAQYTADLGGWTRFVSMQDQYNLIQREDERELHPFCVDQGVGVIPWSPLARGRLTRDWDETTARTETDVFGGTLYRQQEEADRRTVATVARIAEQRGVPRAQVALAWVRQQEAVTAPIVGATKLHHLDDAVASLDVELTADELEALGADYAPRANEGF, encoded by the coding sequence ATGGACTCCACCCGACTCGGCTCCAGCGGCCTGCAGATCTCCTCGATCGTCCTCGGCTGCATGAGCTTCGGCGCTCCCGACCGCGGGGCCCACGGCTGGAGCATGGGCGAGGAGGAGTCGCGGACCTTCCTCCGGCGGGCGCTGGACCTGGGGATCACCACGTTCGACACGGCGGACGTCTACTCCGACGGCACGAGCGAGGAGTTCGTCGGCCGTGCGCTCGCGGACTTCGCGGTCCGCGAGGAGGTCGTGATCGCCACGAAGGTCCACGGGCGGATGCGCCCCGGCCCCAACGGCGGCGGCCTCTCGCGGCGGCACATCCTCAGCGCTATCGACGACAGCCTCCGGCGTCTCGGCACGGACTACGTCGACCTCTACCAGATCCACCGCTGGGACCCCGAGACGCCGATCGAGGAGACGATGGAGACCCTCCACGACGTCGTCCGCTCGGGCAGGGCGCGCTACATCGGCGCCTCGAGCATGTGGGCGTGGCAGTTCGCGAAGGCGCAGTACACCGCGGATCTGGGCGGCTGGACGCGGTTCGTCTCGATGCAGGACCAGTACAACCTGATCCAGCGCGAGGACGAGCGCGAGCTGCACCCCTTCTGCGTCGACCAGGGAGTCGGCGTGATCCCGTGGTCGCCGCTCGCCCGGGGCCGGCTCACCCGCGACTGGGACGAGACCACGGCGCGCACCGAGACCGACGTCTTCGGCGGCACCCTCTACCGCCAGCAGGAGGAGGCCGACCGGCGGACCGTCGCGACCGTCGCACGCATCGCCGAGCAGCGCGGCGTGCCCCGTGCGCAGGTGGCGCTCGCCTGGGTCCGGCAGCAGGAGGCGGTCACCGCTCCGATCGTCGGAGCCACGAAGCTCCACCACCTCGACGACGCGGTCGCGTCGCTGGACGTGGAGCTGACCGCCGACGAGCTGGAGGCGCTGGGCGCCGACTACGCACCGCGCGCCAACGAGGGGTTCTGA